From Staphylococcus sp. IVB6214:
GGGACTTACCATAATACGTCCCAATTCATATTGGGGCGTATTTTTTATTTTCTGTAACCAACCAAGGAGGCAACCAAAATGAGAAGTGACACGATAAAAAAAGGTGATCATCAAGCACCAGCAAGAAGCTTATTACATGCAACTGGACAAATCAAATCTCCCACTGATATGAATAAACCATTTATCGCAATTTGTAATTCATGTATCGACATTGTTCCTGGACACGTCCATTTACGTGAACTTGGAGATATTGCCAAAGAAGCGATACGAGAAGCGGGTGGTATCCCATTTGAATTCAATACAATAGGTGTCGATGACGGCATCGCAATGGGTCACATCGGTATGCGCTATTCATTACCTAGTCGTGAAATTATCGCGGACGCTGCAGAAACTGTCATCAATGCACACTGGTTCGACGGCGTCTTCTACATTCCAAACTGTGACAAAATCACACCGGGCATGATGCTTGCCGCAGTAAGAACGAATGTCCCAGCTGTCTTTTGTTCTGGTGGCCCAATGAAAGCTGGCCTCTCTTCTCAAGGTAAAGCATTGACACTGTCATCTATGTTTGAAGCTGTCGGTGCATTTAAAGAAGGCACAATGACTAAAGAAGAATTTTTGGAAATGGAACAAAACGCATGTCCAACTTGCGGTTCATGTTCAGGAATGTTCACCGCTAACTCAATGAACTGCTTAATGGAAGTACTCGGACTTGCACTCCCATATAACGGAACTGCTTTAGCCGTAAGTGACGAACGTCGTGAAATGATTCGCCAAGCAGCGAAACAACTCGTCTACAATGTCAAACACGATATTAAACCACGTGACATTGTCACAAAAGAAGCCATTGACGATGCGTTTGCATTAGATATGGCGATGGGTGGATCGACTAACACAGTCTTACATACCTTAGCAATCGCACAAGAAGCCGGCATTGATTACGACTTATCTCGCATTAATGAAGTTGCTAAGAGAACACCGTATTTATCGAAAATCGCACCAAGTTCTTCATATTCAATGCAAGATGTTCATGAAGCTGGCGGTGTGCCAGCCATCATCAATGAACTGATGAAAAAGGAAGGTGTCTTACACCCTGACCGTATCACTGTGACTGGTAAAACGCTACGTGAAAACAATGAAGGAAAAGAAATTACGAATGATGTCGTCATTCGTAAGCTGGATAATCCTTATGATAAAGAAGGTGGCCTTTCTATCCTTTACGGCAATATCGCTCCGGATGGCGCTGTTATCAAAGTAGGCGGCGTGGATCCAAGTATCAAGACATTCACTGGTAAAGCGATTTGTTTCGATAGTCACGATGAAGCGGTTGCCGCTATTGATAACCATACAGTCAAAGCAGGTCATGTTGTCGTCATTCGTTACGAAGGGCCTAAAGGCGGTCCGGGCATGCCAGAGATGCTCGCCCCTACTTCTTCAATTGTTGGACGTGGCTTAGGAAAAGATGTCGCACTCATCACAGATGGGCGCTTCTCAGGCGCAACACGCGGTATTGCTGTCGGACATATCTCACCTGAAGCCGCTTCAGGAGGTCCAATCGGTCTCATTGAAGATGGTGACGAAATCACAATCGACTTAACAAACCGTACATTAGATTTACACGTAGATGCGTCGACATTAGTAGAGCGTAAAACATTACAACAACCATTCAAAGCAAAAGTTAAAACAGGTTACTTAGCACGATATACAGCCCTTGTGACAAGCGCAAATACAGGCGGCGTGATGAAAGTACCTGATGATTTATTATAAATTTTACAAAATGGAGGTCATTCATATGTCACATGCAAATACTACGGATTATGAACAAACAGCAGATACAACGGCACCGACATTTAAAACGGGATCTGAATTATTAGTGGATGCGTTAATTGAAGAGAACGTTGAATATATTTTTGGTTATCCGGGTGGTGCTGTCTTACCACTTTACGATACTTTTTATGATGGAAATGGACCAAGACACATACTTTACCGACATGAACAAGGTGCGACACATGCGGCGGAAGGATATGCACGTGTAAGCGGAAAACCTGGTGTTGTCGTTGTAACAAGTGGTCCTGGCGCAACGAATGCGATTACTGGTATCGCTGATGCATATAGTGATTCCCTCCCTCTCGTGGTCTTTACAGGGCAAGTTGCTTCCCCTGGTATTGGAAAAGATGCATTCCAAGAAGCAGATATTTTATCGATGACGACACCGATTACAAAACACAACTATCAAGTGCGAGATGTGAATGACATTCCTCGTATTATCAAAGAAGCATTTCATGTCGCAAACTCAGGTCGTAAAGGGCCTGTTGTCATCGACTTCCCGAAAGACATGGGGACACTTACAACTGCAACACCTTATGATTCAACGGTTCATACACCTGGTTACCAAGTGACAACAACCCCTTTATCAGAAGATGTTGCTCAATTGCGAGATGCATTACAAGAATCACAAAAACCACTCGTCCTTGCTGGTGCTGGGGTGAACTTCTCGCAAGCCAATCACTTGTTGCATACGTTTGTAACACGTTACAACATTCCAGTGGCAACGTCGTTACATGGACTCGGTGCGATTCCTTATGACAGCCCGCTTTTCTTAGGAATGGGTGGGATGCATGGCTCTTATGCAAGCAACATGGCATTAACAGAATGTGACTTGTTAATCAATTTGGGCTCACGTTTCGATGACCGACTTGCAAGTAAGCCAGATGACTTTGCACCAAATGCAAAAATCGTACATGTTGATATCGATCCATCAGAGATCAACAAAATTGTCCGTACCGATATTGGAATCGTTGCCGATGTCAAAGAAGTACTCGAACAGTTACTTTCAGAAGACTTATCATTAGATCACCATCAAGCATGGTTAGATGAAGTCACAGGCTTCAAAACAAAACATCCATTTTCATACGGTGAAACTGATGATGTTGCATTCAGCAAACCACAACGTGCAATTGAATATATCGGTAAGTTGACAAATGGCGATGCTTACGTCGCAACAGATGTTGGGCAACATCAAATGTGGGTCGCTCAATTCTACCCTTTCAAGACGCACGGTCAGCTCATCACTAGCGGTGGTCTTGGTACGATGGGATTCGGCATCCCAGCTGCAATCGGTGCAAAGTTTGCCAAACCAAATGACACCGTTGTCGTATTTGTCGGTGATGGTGGGTTCCAAATGACGAACCAAGAAATGGCGTTGCTCAACGAATACGAACTAGATATTAAAATTGTGCTGATCAACAATGGAACGCTTGGAATGGTAAAGCAGTGGCAAGATAAGTTCTTTGACAAACGCTTCTCTCACTCGGTGTTCAACAAACAACCGGACTTTGTAAAAATGTCTGAAGCATACGGTGTAAAAAGCTTTCTAATTAATCATGCTGACAACTTAGAAAAAACACTTGATGAAGCATTTAGTTATAGAGGGCCTGCATTGATTGATATCCGAATCTCTCCGACAGAACCTGTATTACCAATGGTTCCAAGTGGCAAAGCAAATCATGAAATGGAGGGACTAGTATGAGACGTACATTCCAGTTAACCGTATTCGATAAAGCAGGAACGCTCAATCGTCTCACAAGCACTTTTGTTAGACGTCAATTCAACATCGTCAACATTACAGCCGGCCCAACATTAGAGCCCGGCATAACTGAAATTACATTCGTCGCAGAAGTGCCAGACGATCAAGTATTACGCACTATCATTCAACAGTTAAAAAAACAAGTCAACACATTGACAGTAGAAGATATTACAGAAACAAACACGTTCAATCTCGAATTATTACTGATCAAGCTCAATAAACCAAATCAATCAACACGATTTACCCAATTATTGAAAGACTATGAAACACATGTAACAAAGTTAAAAGAAGATGATTGCACATTATATTTACAAGCTGTGGGTTCACAAGATATCTTGGATCAATTTATTGAGAACTTATCTGCATTCGATATTCAGCAAATATCTCGCACTGGTACAGCAGCTATCGTTTAACTTACAAATAAAAATTAATGATATATATGGAGGAATGTTGTTATGGCAAAAGTATATTATGACAATTCAGTAGAAAAAGATGAATTACAAGGGAAAAAAGTCGTAGTGATTGGATATGGTTCACAAGGCCACGCCCATGCTCAAAACTTAAAAGATAACGGCTATGATGTCGTTGTCGGTATCCGTCCAGGTCGCTCATTTGACCAAGCAAAAGAAGATGGCTTTGATGTATTTACAGTTGCTGAAGCAGTAAAACAAGCCGATGTTGTGATGGTCTTACTTCCAGATGAAATTCAAGGAGACGTTTACGAAAATGAAATTGCACCTAACTTAGAAGCAGGTAATGCCTTAGCATTCGCACATGGCTTCAATATTCATTTTAATGTCATCCAACCACCAAGTAATGTTGATGTCTTTTTAGTTGCACCAAAAGGCCCCGGACATCTCGTGCGTCGTACATTTGTTGAAGGTTCAGCTGTCCCTGCATTATTTGCTGTTCAACAAGATGCGACCGGCCAAGCACGAGACCTTGCATTAAGCTATGCAAAAGGAATTGGCGCAACACGTGCAGGCGTACTTGAAACGACATACAAAGAAGAAACTGAAACAGACCTGT
This genomic window contains:
- the ilvD gene encoding dihydroxy-acid dehydratase is translated as MRSDTIKKGDHQAPARSLLHATGQIKSPTDMNKPFIAICNSCIDIVPGHVHLRELGDIAKEAIREAGGIPFEFNTIGVDDGIAMGHIGMRYSLPSREIIADAAETVINAHWFDGVFYIPNCDKITPGMMLAAVRTNVPAVFCSGGPMKAGLSSQGKALTLSSMFEAVGAFKEGTMTKEEFLEMEQNACPTCGSCSGMFTANSMNCLMEVLGLALPYNGTALAVSDERREMIRQAAKQLVYNVKHDIKPRDIVTKEAIDDAFALDMAMGGSTNTVLHTLAIAQEAGIDYDLSRINEVAKRTPYLSKIAPSSSYSMQDVHEAGGVPAIINELMKKEGVLHPDRITVTGKTLRENNEGKEITNDVVIRKLDNPYDKEGGLSILYGNIAPDGAVIKVGGVDPSIKTFTGKAICFDSHDEAVAAIDNHTVKAGHVVVIRYEGPKGGPGMPEMLAPTSSIVGRGLGKDVALITDGRFSGATRGIAVGHISPEAASGGPIGLIEDGDEITIDLTNRTLDLHVDASTLVERKTLQQPFKAKVKTGYLARYTALVTSANTGGVMKVPDDLL
- the ilvB gene encoding biosynthetic-type acetolactate synthase large subunit; translated protein: MSHANTTDYEQTADTTAPTFKTGSELLVDALIEENVEYIFGYPGGAVLPLYDTFYDGNGPRHILYRHEQGATHAAEGYARVSGKPGVVVVTSGPGATNAITGIADAYSDSLPLVVFTGQVASPGIGKDAFQEADILSMTTPITKHNYQVRDVNDIPRIIKEAFHVANSGRKGPVVIDFPKDMGTLTTATPYDSTVHTPGYQVTTTPLSEDVAQLRDALQESQKPLVLAGAGVNFSQANHLLHTFVTRYNIPVATSLHGLGAIPYDSPLFLGMGGMHGSYASNMALTECDLLINLGSRFDDRLASKPDDFAPNAKIVHVDIDPSEINKIVRTDIGIVADVKEVLEQLLSEDLSLDHHQAWLDEVTGFKTKHPFSYGETDDVAFSKPQRAIEYIGKLTNGDAYVATDVGQHQMWVAQFYPFKTHGQLITSGGLGTMGFGIPAAIGAKFAKPNDTVVVFVGDGGFQMTNQEMALLNEYELDIKIVLINNGTLGMVKQWQDKFFDKRFSHSVFNKQPDFVKMSEAYGVKSFLINHADNLEKTLDEAFSYRGPALIDIRISPTEPVLPMVPSGKANHEMEGLV
- the ilvN gene encoding acetolactate synthase small subunit; the encoded protein is MRRTFQLTVFDKAGTLNRLTSTFVRRQFNIVNITAGPTLEPGITEITFVAEVPDDQVLRTIIQQLKKQVNTLTVEDITETNTFNLELLLIKLNKPNQSTRFTQLLKDYETHVTKLKEDDCTLYLQAVGSQDILDQFIENLSAFDIQQISRTGTAAIV
- the ilvC gene encoding ketol-acid reductoisomerase — translated: MAKVYYDNSVEKDELQGKKVVVIGYGSQGHAHAQNLKDNGYDVVVGIRPGRSFDQAKEDGFDVFTVAEAVKQADVVMVLLPDEIQGDVYENEIAPNLEAGNALAFAHGFNIHFNVIQPPSNVDVFLVAPKGPGHLVRRTFVEGSAVPALFAVQQDATGQARDLALSYAKGIGATRAGVLETTYKEETETDLFGEQAVLCGGVTRLIQSGFEVLTEAGYQPEIAYFEVLHEMKLIVDLMYEGGLENMRYSISNTAEFGDYVSGPRVITEETKENMKAVLKDIQDGKFSDRFIEDNKNGFASFKEMRAAQQDHAITEVGQTLREMMPFIKSKSISK